A segment of the Rickettsia bellii RML369-C genome:
CTTCTAGCTTATGTATACCAATTAAATTTCTTACAGAAACTGAAAATGTAGATGTAAATTTTTCTCTAATTATTGTATGAAAGTATTCTTGTAGTGCAGTTGGTGATTGATGATTACAAAACAATAACCAAGCCTCTCCTACAACATAATTATAAGAGTGAGCATGGTAAGATTGTACATAATTTAATAGCTCGAAAAAGTCATTCCAATTATGCTTTGCTACTATATTATTAGCACTAGTAATACGTGCTTGTTGTAGGGTTGCTGAATCATAATGCATCACAGCACTTGCGAATCCTTCAGTAAAAAAACGAGGCATTGAATCCATTTTACCTTGAAGTATAGCATTGATTATTGCATGGGCCATTTCATGCTCAAGTACCCGAAAATCACTATTGATGTGTGAGGAGGCTCTCATGTTACATATAATCTTTTGAGCATTATTATAACCAGGATAAGGAGTTGAACCATAGACTCCACTTTCTCCATAATATGTTGGTGGTGGACTTAAATTTAATGTGCAGTCATGTGTTATCGCCTTATTTAGTAGGTTAGTCCCAAATATTTCGCCAATTTTATCAATAGCTATTTGCAAATGTTCTTTAACTGCTGTTCTATTCCTACCATAATAACTATCACTAACTTTAAAAGTACCAAAACGACCAAAATCCACATTATATTGGTCAAGATATTGAGATGGCGTTTGCGTTGCACAAGTGTCAGAAAAACATTCATCAATTATCACATAATTATTACTTGGTGCATATTGTGCTGAATGCTTTGGGAGTTCTATATCTTCACGTTTATTTCTTACATGAGATGAATTGTAACTTGAATAATAACTTCCTTCTTCCTTATAGTAGTTCAATTCATCTTTTATATATTTTTTAAGGTCATAACCCTTATAACTGTCTTTTTTATGACCCAACGATGAAGTAGCTTTATTGTTGTTTTGCTGTTTTTTGTTATGGTGAGAGTCTTTAGACTTATTTCTCTCTTGGACCTGAGGTGCAGTAGAGTAGCTACCTTTTTGTTGAGGTTTAGCTAATTTGTGATTATTATTAGTAACTTTCTCTATTTTTTTAGAATTATATTGAGAATGATTTGATGTTAGAGAAGAAGAATTAACTTTCTGATTATTATAATTCTGCATAAAATGATGATTGCCATTGTACATATATTTAGGAAGCAAATTATGTGAGCTATGACTAATAGAACTAGTGTTCTTGTGGTGGTAACTTGTAGATAAAGTATGATTAAAATGCGTAGTAGTTGAGTTTACAATAGCAGAACCATTATTATGTATTTTTGTATTATTTGTATTAGTTTTGATATTGCTTAGTGCAGCCGTAACCGTCACCATGCCAGTTGTTGTATTAAACATGATGTATCCTTTTTGTTAATCTTAATAAATGATGTTAATAGACTTAGAATCTAAAAATAGGTAGTACTCAAAGATTAGGTAAGACAAAAAATAGAGGATAAAAATAGCAGGTTATTTTAGGTATCCCTTTTTTGGAGAAAAATTAATATATTCGTAAGTAAGTATTTATGAATTACACTATGACACTGTTAACAAAATCTCTTTGATTATCAATTAAAGCTATTTTGTTAACAGTGTCATAGTGTAGATAAGAATATTAAATTGAATATTGAAGAAGTAAGCTAGTCATGTATAAGGGTTAATTCAGAATTGACGGACACCGCTGGCGAGAATTTTTTCTAAGCCATTCATAATACGTTTTTCGCAATATACCATAATCTCTGCATGTCTTTTGATATATTCGCTACTGCTTCAGTATATTTAAATACTTTATCTCTTGTTTTCTTGATCGTGCCATAACTGTTACCTTGATAATTTAACATATCTTGCTCCTCCTCTCTCTTGAACACCGCTATAATATAGCTCTGCTAAATATTTTTCATAAAATGTAAAAATTATTTCTCCTCTTTTTTTTAATGCTCTGTTATAATTATTCCAGTTGTAAACTCTTTATAGCTTTGACATATACACTTGTGGTTAAGTTCTTTGTCAATTCAATACTTTATCGAATTCGTAGCTATTTTTTTCTTATCCACAAAACAATACCTCCCGTGGCTTGGGAACTAGAGCAGTTTTTTTATTATCATCCCATGACTTGATCACGGGATGACACATAAATAGCACTAATAATATAAGAATAAATTTAAATGATAAATTCTATCAGGATAGGCACTAGAAAAAGTAAGCTCGCTTTAACGCAAACTAACCTAGTTATTGAGCAAATCAAACAGCATTTTCCTAATATTAATTGTGAGATAGTCGAAATTACTACTAGCGGTGATTTGATCCAAAATAAACCTTTATATGATATAGGCGGTAAGGCTTTATTCTTGAAAGAAATAGAGCAGGCTTTGCTTAATAAAAAGGTTGATTTGGCTGTTCATTCTTTGAAAGATGTTCCAGGAATAATACCTAAAGATTTGAGTATTGAAGCTGTTTTAGAGCGAGAAGATTCAAGAGATGTGTTTGTTTGTCTGACACATAAATCCATAGAAGAGCTGCCGAAAAATGCCGTAATAGGGACTTCCTCGGTACGCCGAAAATTATGTGTACAAAGAATGAGACCGGATTTAGAAATAATAGTGTTTAGGGGTAATGTTGACTCAAGAATCAATAAGTTAATTAATAAGGAAGTTGACGCAACCATACTTGCATATGCCGGCTTAAAAAGGCTTAATGCATTTAATCCGGAATATTGTCATTTGATAGAGCATTCGCAGATGTTGCCATGTATAGGGCAAGGTGTTATTGCGATTGAAATACGAAAAGATGATCATGATATGATTGAGATATGCAAACAAATTAACCATCTACCAACTTTTGAATTGATAAAGCCGGAAAGAGCACTTTTAGAATATTTAGATGCAAATTGCCGCACGCCTATAGGTGCTTATTCGAAATATTTAGATAATGGTGATATACAAACCGATTTTATGCTCGGTAACCTTGATGGTAGTAAAATAGCTTTCCATACAGAAATATCTAACCCGAAAACCTCTAAAGAATCAGGCATAAAAGCCGCTAAAGTGATGCTGCTCTCTTTATCTTAAAATAAAATTGTTGTATGGCTTCAATGTCATTCCCGCGTAGGCGGGAATCCAGCATAAAGCGAGATACCTAAGCTTTTAATTTTAAAAACTTGCTGCTTTTATGTTTATTTTTCTGGATTTCTGCTTCTGCAGGAAGGCTTTGTTGCGTGGATTCAAAAGCACCCTAGGTGTTATCTAGTTGCTTGGGAACTAGATCCAGAAAATAATAAAAAATACTAATTTTATTAGTATTTTTAACTGGCTCTAGTTCATAAATCACGGGATGACAGGGGAGAATGATCCACGCAAGCAAACCTTAAGCGGGAATGATATACAAGGTCACCTACACATGAATAAAATATAACGTTTTTTTAAAACTTTCTGGTATTATTGACAGTTTGTCCTTATGCTTTTGTAGAAAATTTTTAAGCTGTTTCAGGTGCAGATTTATCTGTTTCACCGGCTAAGTTATATTCTTGGTGTTCAGCTTCATTTATAAAACTTGGGGTTACATCAGGTGATGAAATTTCTGTAGTACTATAAGAAGTTATATGTTCATTTATTTTTTGTATAGTTTCATTACTTACTAGTTCTTT
Coding sequences within it:
- the hemC gene encoding hydroxymethylbilane synthase, with the translated sequence MINSIRIGTRKSKLALTQTNLVIEQIKQHFPNINCEIVEITTSGDLIQNKPLYDIGGKALFLKEIEQALLNKKVDLAVHSLKDVPGIIPKDLSIEAVLEREDSRDVFVCLTHKSIEELPKNAVIGTSSVRRKLCVQRMRPDLEIIVFRGNVDSRINKLINKEVDATILAYAGLKRLNAFNPEYCHLIEHSQMLPCIGQGVIAIEIRKDDHDMIEICKQINHLPTFELIKPERALLEYLDANCRTPIGAYSKYLDNGDIQTDFMLGNLDGSKIAFHTEISNPKTSKESGIKAAKVMLLSLS